One window of uncultured Erythrobacter sp. genomic DNA carries:
- a CDS encoding peroxiredoxin, with protein sequence MDQTTSSLPPCAGLRIGDFAPDFEARSTIGPVRLSAHRGRWLVLFSHPADFTPVCTTEFVALAREAAAFEARDCALMALSVDSLFSHFAWLRMIRDRFGVEVRFPILEDPTLVIARAFGMVGAQDSDSAAVRTTFFLDPKGVIRAMTCYPANLGRSISEMLRILDGLQAIDAKGALAPANWLPGEPLLKPPSQTLDEVFDAEDATSWFLRDETGRD encoded by the coding sequence ATGGACCAGACCACTTCCAGCCTCCCACCCTGCGCGGGCCTCAGGATCGGCGATTTCGCCCCCGATTTCGAAGCCCGCAGCACCATCGGCCCGGTGCGGCTCTCCGCCCACCGGGGGCGCTGGCTGGTATTGTTCTCGCACCCGGCGGACTTCACGCCGGTCTGCACCACCGAATTCGTCGCCCTCGCCCGCGAGGCGGCGGCGTTCGAAGCGCGGGACTGCGCGCTGATGGCGCTCTCGGTCGACAGCTTGTTTTCGCACTTCGCGTGGCTCAGGATGATCCGCGACCGCTTCGGGGTCGAGGTGCGCTTTCCCATCCTTGAAGACCCGACGCTGGTGATCGCCCGCGCTTTCGGCATGGTCGGCGCGCAGGACAGCGACAGTGCGGCGGTGCGCACGACCTTCTTCCTTGACCCTAAGGGCGTGATCCGGGCGATGACCTGCTATCCGGCGAACCTTGGCCGCTCGATCTCGGAAATGCTGCGCATTCTCGACGGGCTTCAGGCGATTGATGCCAAGGGCGCCCTCGCCCCTGCCAACTGGCTGCCGGGCGAGCCGCTGCTCAAACCGCCGAGCCAGACTCTTGACGAAGTGTTCGATGCCGAGGACGCGACCAGCTGGTTCCTGCGCGATGAGACGGGGCGCGATTGA
- a CDS encoding metalloregulator ArsR/SmtB family transcription factor: protein MAEDDLIEALKALAHPLRWRILTTLAGGERNVGELEQATGIVQPGLSQQLGVLRKAGLVATRKDAKLVFYSLAPDELGAVTAAMAKVAPANTAPVSEPLAQRTPAPGVANFARMS from the coding sequence ATGGCTGAAGATGATCTGATCGAGGCGCTCAAAGCCCTCGCCCACCCTTTGCGCTGGCGGATTCTGACGACGCTAGCAGGCGGCGAGCGCAATGTCGGTGAACTCGAACAGGCGACCGGGATCGTCCAGCCGGGACTGTCGCAGCAGTTGGGCGTGTTGCGCAAGGCAGGCCTCGTCGCCACGCGCAAGGATGCCAAGCTGGTGTTCTATTCGCTCGCGCCGGATGAACTTGGCGCGGTGACCGCCGCGATGGCGAAGGTCGCCCCGGCGAACACAGCCCCGGTCAGCGAGCCTCTCGCACAGCGCACACCGGCACCCGGCGTCGCCAATTTCGCACGAATGTCCTAG
- a CDS encoding DUF6691 family protein: MIRETLVPLASGTIFGAGLTIGGMTDPARVRGFLDLFGDWDPTLAFVMGGAVLVMALAWTMQRKMLRPFFADGFALPDRSDITPRLIGGSALFGIGWGIAGLCPGPGFAALAIAPASAAIFVIAMLGGMLLVRLVEGQG; encoded by the coding sequence ATGATCCGCGAAACGCTGGTTCCGCTCGCGTCGGGCACGATTTTTGGCGCAGGCCTTACCATCGGCGGGATGACCGATCCGGCGCGGGTGCGCGGGTTCCTCGATCTGTTCGGAGACTGGGATCCGACGCTCGCCTTCGTGATGGGCGGAGCGGTGCTGGTGATGGCGCTGGCCTGGACCATGCAGCGCAAAATGTTGCGCCCCTTTTTCGCCGACGGTTTTGCCCTCCCTGACCGGAGCGACATCACGCCGCGCCTCATCGGCGGATCGGCGCTGTTCGGGATCGGCTGGGGTATCGCTGGCCTCTGCCCCGGACCCGGCTTTGCCGCGCTGGCAATCGCGCCTGCCTCGGCCGCGATATTCGTGATCGCGATGCTTGGCGGAATGCTGCTGGTGCGGCTTGTGGAAGGGCAGGGATAA
- a CDS encoding YeeE/YedE thiosulfate transporter family protein, with protein MTLPGFPNAAPLEGLIGGVLIGLAAALMLLGAGRIAGVSGIAARAFGLASGSQPRLGAWAFIIGLPLGALIVISVTAASAPAFANPVTLVIAGVIVGVGTRLGSGCTSGHGVCGMSRLSQRSLVATATFMATGFATVAAMNALGIAVLP; from the coding sequence ATGACCTTACCCGGCTTCCCTAATGCCGCGCCGCTTGAAGGCCTGATCGGCGGCGTGCTGATCGGACTGGCGGCGGCGTTGATGCTGCTGGGGGCGGGGCGGATCGCCGGGGTTTCCGGGATCGCCGCGCGCGCCTTCGGCCTTGCCAGCGGGTCGCAGCCGCGGCTCGGCGCATGGGCCTTCATCATCGGCCTGCCGCTCGGGGCGCTGATCGTAATCAGCGTGACTGCGGCTTCAGCGCCTGCCTTCGCCAATCCGGTCACGCTTGTCATTGCGGGCGTGATCGTCGGCGTCGGCACCCGCCTCGGCAGCGGCTGCACCAGCGGTCATGGTGTGTGCGGCATGAGCCGCCTGTCCCAGCGGTCGTTGGTCGCCACTGCCACCTTCATGGCGACCGGCTTTGCCACAGTCGCCGCGATGAACGCCCTCGGCATTGCGGTGCTACCATGA
- a CDS encoding MBL fold metallo-hydrolase, which yields MSAIDPVLQSATEQVLRAADDSALRPEIASFFDPATFSVTYVVHDPGTLEAAVIDSVLDFDPNSGRTATASADRVIDHVTSHNLKVKWLLETHAHADHFSAAPYLQEKLGGKIAIGADITTVQTVFGKLFNAGTEFERDGSQFDVLFKDGDTFTIGNLPVTVMHVPGHTPACIAYVVGEAVFVGDTMFMPDYGTARADFPGGDARTLFRSLRRILSLPPATRLFMCHDYLPKGRSTYVWETTVAAEREGNVHAHDGITEDEFVMMREARDATLDMPRLILPSVQVNMRAGHMPPPDDNGITYLKIPVNAV from the coding sequence ATGAGCGCGATTGATCCGGTGCTGCAAAGTGCGACCGAGCAGGTGCTGAGGGCTGCTGACGACTCAGCGCTCCGTCCCGAAATCGCGAGCTTTTTTGACCCGGCGACCTTCAGTGTTACCTACGTGGTTCACGATCCCGGGACGCTTGAGGCGGCGGTGATCGACTCGGTGCTCGACTTTGATCCCAACTCCGGACGCACGGCGACGGCTTCGGCCGACCGGGTGATCGACCATGTCACTTCGCATAATCTGAAAGTGAAGTGGCTGCTGGAGACCCATGCCCACGCCGATCACTTCTCCGCTGCGCCCTACCTTCAGGAAAAGCTTGGCGGCAAAATCGCCATCGGCGCGGACATCACCACCGTTCAAACCGTGTTCGGCAAGCTGTTCAACGCTGGCACCGAGTTCGAGCGGGACGGATCGCAGTTCGATGTGCTGTTCAAGGACGGCGACACCTTTACCATCGGCAATCTGCCGGTGACAGTGATGCACGTCCCCGGCCACACCCCCGCCTGCATCGCCTATGTCGTGGGCGAGGCGGTGTTCGTGGGCGATACCATGTTCATGCCCGACTACGGCACGGCGCGCGCTGACTTCCCCGGCGGGGACGCGCGCACGCTGTTCCGCTCGCTGCGCCGCATTCTCTCGCTGCCGCCCGCTACCCGGCTGTTCATGTGCCATGACTACCTGCCCAAGGGCCGCTCGACCTATGTCTGGGAGACCACCGTTGCAGCGGAGCGAGAGGGCAATGTCCACGCGCATGATGGCATCACCGAGGACGAGTTTGTCATGATGCGCGAGGCGCGTGATGCGACGCTCGATATGCCGCGCCTCATCCTGCCTTCGGTGCAGGTGAATATGCGCGCGGGCCATATGCCCCCGCCGGACGATAATGGCATCACCTACCTCAAAATTCCGGTCAACGCGGTATGA
- a CDS encoding TIGR01244 family sulfur transferase — protein MDIRTIVDTLAVAPQMLPDDVAALAAQGVTSLVCNRPDGEEQGQPALDEMRRAAQEAGLAFHHIPVAGGLFPPAAVAAFAAIRRGTAGKVLAYCRTGTRAATLDALANIHGLTAAERIARAQAAGYDLSALAGRMEAGG, from the coding sequence ATGGACATTCGCACAATCGTCGACACTCTGGCCGTCGCGCCGCAGATGCTGCCCGATGATGTTGCGGCGCTCGCGGCGCAAGGCGTCACCTCGCTGGTCTGCAACCGTCCTGATGGCGAGGAGCAGGGACAGCCTGCGCTCGATGAGATGCGCCGCGCTGCGCAGGAAGCGGGCCTCGCGTTTCACCACATTCCGGTGGCTGGCGGGCTGTTTCCGCCCGCTGCGGTCGCCGCCTTTGCTGCGATCCGGCGCGGCACGGCGGGCAAGGTGCTGGCCTACTGCCGCACCGGCACCCGCGCCGCGACGCTCGACGCGCTGGCCAATATCCACGGCCTCACCGCCGCCGAGCGGATCGCGCGGGCGCAGGCGGCCGGATACGACCTCTCGGCGCTCGCCGGGCGGATGGAGGCGGGCGGGTAA